One genomic segment of Agromyces intestinalis includes these proteins:
- a CDS encoding FtsX-like permease family protein, whose amino-acid sequence MASARIAAARTRARVGVLAGVALISFLAAFTTGALADWTATAPSTAIGEGLAAVDGRAGAVRWQTRLAADAPAQAEAAASVLDRELAADGAVWARSVAAEPVAARAAGTADTVADAPGLVLVADPDVPGRAQLLDGEWASGPTGGALQADAAGRLGVDVGDVIAIGDGTTAITVTGLWRATDATDPAWFGDPFAAAGGTADAVGPLVVDESVVADLRAAVFVRWTATVPPGPADADALRALGASISEVEPALRDDPAVGDSGIAESGGLEATLVRLLAAAAAARAIAPLPLAIAAIAAIAALWRLGALLAEARRGETVLLRARGATGTQLATGTAAEALWVALPAAALGALLAEALLALLRPGEPRTAVAAWIAAGAVVVAAVALLAGVARRAAARPLVRGAGDEPGRAVRGGAIGGTVLLAALAALSLWRFLSLGSPLVVGRDGVSVDPLAAAAPVLVLLALALVVLALARPAGMVLERLATRRPGLSPSLPMRRLGRAPELYAAATLTTVIGVASLTLAAALAGAWHATDARTAALRTGGDVRVELAGRDLVTGADPLALVAPFADLEGVDADVPALRTEVRIGSDARELVAVEAATLGTVAADDGDAGANLAAALTGGGAPGGLPLPVGARRISVELAVAAPPGAAGEIAVSAWLLGPQGAATVLELGGLSISAGSGEVSADLPATGSALIGIEARRPNLEGAGDPRVTVSAVRIDGTALADAPVGDLALSARTPVGRVAAERADGAVPVVLESGLAAGIRADPGDELVFRIVAGGAEVHARVVAVAPALPGSGALLADLGATQAAAFAAGGAVPEHAERWLASAEPDRVADALDREQPLPLSASTRADVSTAGIVGPAVDALAWGAAGAVAFALAAFAALAAAIGRTRTGELAVLRALGVPPRRQGGARFAELAAAAGGAIVGGVLVGLAVSALIVPALARAAVPGARETLVAPEAGEWAWFAGALLATAVLALGVAAVSAASTAGRARHAVRHGEEAA is encoded by the coding sequence GTGGCATCCGCTCGAATCGCGGCCGCGCGTACGCGTGCGCGCGTCGGCGTGCTCGCGGGCGTCGCCCTCATCTCGTTCCTCGCGGCGTTCACGACGGGCGCGCTCGCCGACTGGACGGCGACCGCGCCGTCGACCGCGATCGGCGAGGGGCTCGCCGCGGTCGACGGTCGGGCGGGCGCGGTGCGGTGGCAGACCCGGCTCGCCGCGGATGCCCCGGCGCAGGCGGAGGCCGCGGCATCCGTGCTGGATCGCGAGCTCGCGGCCGACGGCGCGGTCTGGGCGCGCTCGGTCGCCGCCGAGCCGGTCGCGGCGCGCGCGGCAGGCACGGCGGACACGGTGGCGGATGCCCCGGGCCTGGTGCTCGTCGCCGACCCCGACGTGCCGGGCCGGGCCCAGCTGCTCGACGGCGAGTGGGCGTCGGGGCCGACAGGCGGCGCGCTGCAGGCCGACGCGGCGGGGCGGCTCGGCGTCGACGTGGGCGACGTGATCGCGATCGGCGATGGAACGACGGCGATCACGGTGACCGGTCTCTGGCGCGCGACGGATGCGACCGACCCGGCGTGGTTCGGCGACCCGTTCGCCGCGGCCGGCGGCACCGCCGACGCGGTCGGCCCCCTCGTGGTCGACGAGTCCGTGGTGGCCGACCTGCGCGCGGCGGTGTTCGTGCGATGGACCGCGACCGTGCCGCCCGGCCCGGCGGACGCGGACGCGCTGCGCGCACTCGGCGCCTCCATCTCCGAGGTCGAGCCGGCGCTGCGCGACGACCCGGCCGTGGGCGACAGCGGCATCGCCGAGTCGGGCGGGTTGGAGGCCACGCTCGTGCGGCTCCTCGCGGCAGCAGCCGCCGCCCGCGCGATCGCCCCGCTTCCCCTCGCCATCGCCGCCATCGCGGCGATCGCCGCCCTCTGGCGACTCGGGGCCCTGCTCGCCGAGGCGCGGCGCGGTGAGACGGTGCTGCTGCGCGCCCGGGGCGCCACGGGCACCCAGCTCGCGACGGGCACTGCGGCCGAGGCACTCTGGGTCGCACTGCCGGCCGCCGCGCTCGGCGCGCTGCTGGCCGAAGCCCTGCTCGCGCTCCTGCGCCCCGGCGAACCGCGCACGGCCGTGGCCGCATGGATCGCCGCCGGCGCGGTGGTGGTCGCCGCGGTGGCGCTGCTCGCCGGTGTGGCCCGACGCGCCGCGGCGCGACCGCTCGTCCGCGGTGCGGGCGACGAGCCCGGTCGGGCCGTGCGAGGCGGGGCGATCGGCGGCACCGTGCTGCTGGCCGCACTCGCCGCGCTGTCGCTGTGGCGGTTCCTCTCGCTGGGCTCGCCGCTCGTCGTCGGGCGCGACGGGGTGAGCGTCGACCCGCTCGCCGCGGCGGCACCGGTGCTGGTGCTGCTCGCGCTCGCGCTCGTCGTGCTCGCGCTCGCTCGCCCCGCCGGCATGGTGCTCGAGCGCCTGGCCACCCGCCGACCGGGGCTCTCGCCCTCGCTGCCCATGCGTCGGCTCGGTCGCGCCCCCGAGCTCTACGCCGCGGCGACGCTGACCACCGTGATCGGCGTCGCGTCGCTCACGCTCGCCGCCGCCCTGGCCGGTGCCTGGCATGCGACCGACGCCCGCACCGCCGCGCTGCGCACGGGCGGCGACGTGCGCGTCGAGCTCGCGGGCCGCGACCTCGTCACCGGCGCCGACCCGCTGGCACTCGTCGCGCCGTTCGCCGACCTCGAGGGCGTCGACGCCGACGTGCCGGCGCTGCGCACCGAGGTGCGGATCGGCTCCGACGCACGCGAACTCGTCGCCGTCGAGGCCGCGACCCTCGGAACCGTCGCCGCCGACGACGGCGATGCCGGCGCGAACCTCGCTGCCGCACTCACCGGCGGCGGAGCACCGGGCGGCCTCCCCCTGCCCGTCGGCGCGCGGCGCATCTCGGTCGAGCTCGCGGTCGCCGCGCCGCCCGGCGCGGCGGGCGAGATCGCCGTCTCGGCGTGGCTGCTGGGGCCGCAGGGCGCAGCCACGGTGCTCGAACTCGGCGGGCTGTCGATCTCGGCCGGCAGCGGCGAGGTGAGCGCCGACCTGCCTGCGACCGGAAGCGCACTCATCGGCATCGAGGCGCGCCGCCCGAATCTCGAGGGTGCCGGCGATCCGCGCGTGACCGTCTCGGCCGTGCGGATCGACGGCACCGCGCTCGCCGACGCGCCGGTCGGCGACCTCGCGCTGTCGGCACGGACTCCCGTCGGCCGCGTCGCCGCCGAGCGGGCGGACGGCGCCGTGCCGGTCGTGCTCGAGTCGGGGCTCGCCGCCGGGATCCGAGCCGATCCCGGCGACGAGCTCGTGTTCCGCATCGTCGCCGGCGGTGCCGAGGTGCACGCCAGGGTCGTCGCGGTCGCACCCGCCCTGCCGGGCAGCGGAGCCCTGCTCGCCGACCTCGGTGCGACCCAGGCTGCCGCGTTCGCCGCCGGCGGCGCCGTGCCCGAGCACGCCGAACGCTGGCTCGCCAGCGCCGAGCCCGACCGGGTCGCCGACGCGCTCGACCGCGAGCAGCCCCTGCCGCTGTCGGCCTCGACGCGCGCCGACGTCTCCACCGCGGGCATCGTCGGCCCCGCAGTCGATGCGCTCGCGTGGGGCGCCGCGGGTGCCGTCGCATTCGCCCTCGCCGCATTCGCGGCACTCGCCGCCGCCATCGGCCGCACCCGCACCGGCGAGCTCGCGGTGCTCCGCGCTCTGGGCGTGCCCCCGCGGCGACAGGGCGGGGCGCGCTTCGCCGAGCTCGCCGCAGCCGCGGGCGGTGCGATCGTCGGGGGCGTGCTCGTCGGGCTCGCCGTCTCGGCGCTGATCGTGCCGGCTCTCGCCCGTGCGGCGGTGCCCGGCGCGCGCGAGACGCTCGTCGCGCCCGAGGCGGGCGAGTGGGCGTGGTTCGCCGGCGCGCTCCTCGCGACGGCCGTGCTGGCGCTCGGCGTGGCGGCCGTGTCGGCGGCGTCGACCGCGGGCCGTGCACGACACGCGGTGCGCCACGGCGAGGAGGCCGCATGA